The Mastomys coucha isolate ucsf_1 unplaced genomic scaffold, UCSF_Mcou_1 pScaffold20, whole genome shotgun sequence nucleotide sequence ggGAACTGGGGGAGGACTTGTGTGAGGGGTACTTAgtttaggatgtaaagtgaataaataaataaattttaaaaataattctttcatttaaaaaaggtgaattagctgggcggtggtggcgcacgcctttaatcccagcacttgggaggcagaggcaggtggatttctgagttcgaggccagcctggtctacagagtgagtaccaggacagccagggctacacagagaaaccctgccttgaaaaaccaaaaaaagaaaaaagaaaaaaaaaaaaaggtgcattaaaaaaaactatgaaagcCAAATACTGAACAAAGGACAGGAATGAGACAGCATGCCTGAGAGCTCCTGCAAGATAGGGAGGAAGGACATGGGTTTCCACTAGCAGAAGAATTGGAAAgcatatttatttcaattaagagaacacaaagataGTTTCTCCCAAGCTCTGGAACTTATCAGTTCCTGGTGTCTTATGGTCAGGGAGGACATCACATCCACTGTGTGTTCAATGGTTAGCTGCCTGCTTCCCTATCCTCTTGGTCACTCTGCTGACAGGTCTAAATTTATAAAGTATGGGCAAGGACCAACACCACCTCTGAGGGCGAACTGGGAGACAAAGAAGTAATTAGGAAATACTGGTAGATACTTTGTGGCAATGAGAGGATATCCTTTAAAATATGAGATTGGGGCTGTGACTCACTTCTAAagattctgaaattattttaattactaaaaCATAGAAGTCACTTATAATACTTGTATTTGTCACATGGCATTCACAAATGCAAACAGGATTtgtaattaaaattgaaaatggaaacattaaTTCTCTGATATGTTTGTAAAAGTACACATGTGTAACACAAAATGACAACACTGCTAGTCAACGTGAGTCACTAAGTTGAAAAAAGAAATACCGGCCTAAAATTAATGCTATATTATTTGGAGATTCTAAATCACAGAAATAAGTATCCTATAATGAAATCCTCTCATCCTGCAAAACACAGTCCTCTGTGCTGAGGGGCTGTCAGAGCTCAGTGTTTCCTCTGCAGATGCTGAAAACCTCCCTGCAGCCCCTGAGCTCCTCCTCACACAGCTTGCCTTGgacctgaacttctgattctACACTTGGGTTCAGGGCACTTTCTGAGATGCATGTGGCAAAACCATATACTTTGCCTGTGGAGATTTGAACACTCTTCTGTTACTGGTGCCTTTGATGCATCACTGCAGCCTGTAATTTTAATGTCTGTATATGATAACAGTCTACTGGGGCCCCACAAAGATGGCAACTCTGCTGGAAAAGTTTTCCTGAGTCTTGATTTTACTGTATTTCATCCTAGATAACAGCACCCAGTGGGTAGGAGGATCTGTGataaaaacttttcttttaaattcccaTGACATACCTAGTAGAGGAATGTCATGGGAAAAATCACACAGTCAACCAAAATTTTGCCCATTCTTAATTTCAGATTTATTGGTCTTTACCTGTTTTACACTGAAATGCAATGTGCAAATCTAGAGTAAATGAGAGCCCTCTAACAGATAGCCTTTgaaaattttctgagaaatataaACCTCATATAATacctgtttaattttcttttatatactgtttaattttatattctgtttaaatttcttttatatacttGCCATCCAAACACAAAGTAAACAGCTTTAACAGAAAAAAGATAACTTCACATAATAGCTTAATCAATAGAATTTTTCAATTATGTCATGACCCATAACTCTAATGACAACATATTGTATGATATTAGGGTCCATATCCATCACTGAATAATCAAATATTTACTCTCCTGCCAGAAATTGATCTCAAAAACTTAATTATACGTTTTTctttgcaaataaaaacaaaagggctGACTGTGGCATAGCTGTGGCACAGAATAATTTGGACACAATACAACATTAATCCATTCTCGAACTTCATCCTTGAGTAGTAGacaacattttctaaaatgtagagAACCACAAAGAAGCTCATGAGCAGCATGATGGTCCTGGTGGCCCTTTGCTCTGGGGATGCTTTTGAAGAAAGGCTGGTGCTGTGAAGATGCTGGGCCTGCTTCTTGTGCCTCTGTAGGAGAGCCACCATGTATATGCTGGACAGGGCCATGAAACCAAGGAGAATGATGGCCATCGGTGTGGAAAACATGCTTGTTCTGGAGTAACTCATGGGTATAAGCGAGCAGGACTGagtaacatacataaaattatctGAGGTCAAATTGGGGGTAGCAATAATTGATATGAAGAGGTGAAGGCTAAAAGACATATAGAGGatacagaataaaagaaaggcaCCTGAGATGTGATAGGGAGATTTATGTTTAAACTTTGTTAAACAGGAGCTTCTAGGACTAAGCATGGTGGTCCAAAGTACATTCAGCAGACAGGTAGCAGAAATAGTGAGGACCCTCAAAAGCCTGTGCAAATAGATAAGGGATTGGCATGTGATAGAATCCCATATCCCCTGAGAAGTAAACATGTCCACAGCTATGAGGCCCATAGTTATAAGCAACATTAGTTGTgttagagagaagaaagcaatgtaGAGATCAATGGGCTTAGGCCTGTTCTCACCAAGGAGAATACATAAGTGAGCAATAAAAAGGATACTGTTAGCTGAGATCCCAACACTCACTTCAGAGAACAAGGTGACTTTCATGTTTCTGTCAGTGTGGAGTATGTTGTTTTTACTCATTGTGTGTGAGTAGAAATCAAATACCAAAaatctgaggagaaaaaaaaaactcttcattGCAAAATATGGCCTTTCTTCACAAATGACAACTAACACTGAGATTGCAAGAAGATGTCAACCTATCCTGATTCCACATTGTCCAAGCTCTAGCTCCTACCTCCCCAAAGCCATCTTCACTGTGCCCACTGTCCTAATGCTTTCCAACCAAGGCTGTATTGTGTGTATCATTGTGGGACTATCTCCGAATATAAGCTTTCTTGTACATTAAAGATTTCCACAAGTTCTGAGAAGCATTTCTAGTCATGGTCCCTGGGTTTGGATTGTTCTGGGTCAGGAGCTGCATCTAACTTGATGGACACACAAAAGCTTTACATAGTTGGTGAATTGGAATGGAGAAAGTTATATAAAACTAGAAATATGCCCCCCCCCGAGAGAACGGTATGACCACAGGTTCCACCAGCAtatggtcattttctttttccccctttattcTGCTCCTTTCTCACCAGACCAAatattcattctcttctctcttttttctctttctctctctatctctatctctctctttgtgtgtgtggttgggtgTTTCTCTTCCCTAtatctcctcttccctcttttttctctccctccctttcactattttccaagatagggtctctctgtccTAGAACAGGGTCTacactgttctagaactcactcttttGACCAGGATGACCTCTAACTCAGATATCTACCAGCTCCTACCTTTGAAGTGgttggattaaagacatatgctaaCACTGCCTGCCAAgccaaatattctttttttttttggtttttcgagacagggtttctctgcgtagccctggctgtcctggaactctctctgtagaccaggctggcctcgaactcagaaatccgcctgcctctgccttccaagtgctggaattaaaggcgtgcgccaccacgcccggcaagCCAAATATTCTTAATAAAACTCCAGAACAAATGATTAACAATTTCGACCCATAATCAAATTCTACCCACTACCATTTCCTCAGAATGTGACCTTAAGCACTCATAGCTCTACTCCCCTCCTCGAGAACATATGGTCATTCGGTCCTGTACCTGTGTCAGAGGACTCTATTTGTGAAAGAACATGCCATACACATTCCAGACATGTAACTGTTTCTGGCACAGAATGACCTCTATAGACATGTCATCTGCTGGTTTTCTCATGCAGTGCCTTGTCATGTGGTCTGGGAGAGACAATCCAGCTCTGTTAATGACTGACCAGCTCTTTCTCTAtctgaaacagaaaaaacaaaaatgaccaaAACAGAAGAATTATGGAGCCAGGTTTCCTTTCCAAACAATTTGAAATGCTGGTCATTCTCTGAATTCTAAATGACTCTGCATCCAACCTATGACTTTAATCTTCTGCCATGATGCCTCTGTGAAAAGACCCTGAGATTCAAATGTCAGCGTGGTCATgcttacttttctctcttttgacATGTAAAGTCAGGGTGGTCAATAAACTACAATTATAATAGACTTAGGGACATCCTATTCTAAGGTCATTATTAAATGAAAAGTATCTCCCAGTTGTATAGTTGTATAGTATCAATAAGAAAAGCTAGTTCTTCAAAAGACCAGTGGTCATTATCCCCAGAGTCTTGTTAAACTCTACTAGATTTTATTCCTGTGATTTGTGAAATTCCTTATACCAGAGCTCCTCCTTGTCCTCAGTCTCAAGGAAAAGGACCCTtggatgagggagaaggaaggaccaaggaagaaaaagaagagggccTGGGAATTCAGATCCAGCAGCAAGGTAACAAATTAACAATTTCTGCCACACTGCCTTTGTTTGAGATTGTGCCATAATAACCATAAGAAAATGTACAGTAATCAAAGCTCCATCTGCTTTCAAGATATAAGGACAAAGTTTACAGTAGCACTCGATCTGAATATCAGCTTGTGACCTATATTCATTCATAATGGCAGATATGTTTTTCTATACACACATTTCATGGAAAATAATGTGCACATTGGtcaagttttaaaagtttataaaacatgaaatacaTGCATTCACTAGCAGTTATTAAGAAGTAAACTTAATACAtgtttctctcctacctttatTATAAAATGTAGTCTTTTATATTCCACTGAATACAAATAcaaagacacatagacagacagatggtaagCAAGACACACCATAGATGGAGAGGTAAGACAGACAGattaagagagaaggaaaaggaaacagagagggaagacagagagagagagaggtgggagaaagtgagagacatagagagaatgATCCTTGGAAATGCATCACATTATCAAACTCCCCAGGTAGAGAGGATTGTCATCCTCTGTATAGTGGGATGAATGTTGTCCTATTTTTAGGGTGACTTCAATATCTACAGCCATGCAAAATATAAATCACTTAGAAAAGCCAGGAGGTTACAGGAGGCAGAAATCCTCAGCTACATTCCTGGCATCATGAATTCAGGAGATAATTTCTCTGAAGTCAGAGGATCCTTATTAGAATGGAGGTGAAACTTGACAGTCACTTTCTCTCTGCATAAACAGGTGGGGAGAGTTACATGAAGTCCTGTATGAATTCCTTACTATGAATATCAGTTTGTCGGGAGAAACACATACAACAGCCTTTAACACTTGCTAGTACCAGACTTTGCAGCACATCCAACTGTGCCTCTGTAAAGGTGTGTAGAACATTTTGGGTTAATGCATCATTCATATTCAAAGCATTCTAGTGACTGTCAACACTTCATAGAAATAAGCTAAAAAGGGGTGTATTGTCTGTCTTCCCAGATGTTAGTTATCA carries:
- the LOC116098239 gene encoding vomeronasal type-1 receptor 40-like isoform X2 gives rise to the protein MSKNNILHTDRNMKVTLFSEVSVGISANSILFIAHLCILLGENRPKPIDLYIAFFSLTQLMLLITMGLIAVDMFTSQGIWDSITCQSLIYLHRLLRVLTISATCLLNVLWTTMLSPRSSCLTKFKHKSPYHISGAFLLFCILYMSFSLHLFISIIATPNLTSDNFMYVTQSCSLIPMSYSRTSMFSTPMAIILLGFMALSSIYMVALLQRHKKQAQHLHSTSLSSKASPEQRATRTIMLLMSFFVVLYILENVVYYSRMKFENGLMLYCVQIILCHSYATVSPFVFICKEKRIIKFLRSISGRRVNI
- the LOC116098239 gene encoding vomeronasal type-1 receptor 40-like isoform X1 produces the protein MTRHCMRKPADDMSIEVILCQKQLHVWNVFLVFDFYSHTMSKNNILHTDRNMKVTLFSEVSVGISANSILFIAHLCILLGENRPKPIDLYIAFFSLTQLMLLITMGLIAVDMFTSQGIWDSITCQSLIYLHRLLRVLTISATCLLNVLWTTMLSPRSSCLTKFKHKSPYHISGAFLLFCILYMSFSLHLFISIIATPNLTSDNFMYVTQSCSLIPMSYSRTSMFSTPMAIILLGFMALSSIYMVALLQRHKKQAQHLHSTSLSSKASPEQRATRTIMLLMSFFVVLYILENVVYYSRMKFENGLMLYCVQIILCHSYATVSPFVFICKEKRIIKFLRSISGRRVNI